The Saccharopolyspora gloriosae genome has a segment encoding these proteins:
- a CDS encoding Xaa-Pro dipeptidyl-peptidase: MPTFVLPRRAPAVLLCSALLALTATPALAAPDAPRPTPAPRSEPVFAAEPVRETVWVDTGLDGDGDGATDRVAADIARPQSDSPAPVIMDASPYYSCCGRGNENELKTYDDQDRPAGFPLFYDNYFVPRGYATVLVDLAGTNRSQGCVDVGGDSDVTSAKAVIDWLNGRAKGYDAATGGAEVGAGWSTGDVGMIGKSYDGTIANGVAATGVEGLRTIVPIGAISSWYDYYRSDGVSFGADPRGLAETVEEGGRPECAAVKQRLDEGAPANGDVTPLWTERDHVPDASNVTADVFAVHGLNDLNVKTIQFGQWWDALAAQDVPRKVWLSQTGHADPFDFRRAEWVDTLHRWFDHTLLGLDNGINAEPAASIERAPDEWADEPSWSGENPASTTLHPVPGDTDGLGGLTDAPAPADARASFTDDAQQDEYDWAQQPDQASPARALFNSAPLQEDLRLAGTGSISVTATPATDSAHLSAVLVDYGPATTRDHLGDGEGIRTLETESCWGESREGDDACYLDTEATKTDVDYQIISRGWADLANHESLEHESPLTPGDPYEMTFRLATTDHVIPAGHRLGLIVAGTDAAFINAPAQPGRVDLGLAGTSVSLPIVGGSPAAKDAGLHAPANGTATVRPERVPARPEIHLNGDTFTR; this comes from the coding sequence GTGCCGACATTCGTTCTCCCGCGCCGAGCACCGGCGGTCCTGCTCTGCAGCGCGCTGCTGGCGCTCACCGCGACACCCGCCCTCGCCGCACCGGACGCCCCGCGGCCGACTCCCGCACCGCGCAGCGAGCCGGTGTTCGCCGCCGAACCGGTGCGCGAAACCGTGTGGGTGGACACCGGGCTGGACGGCGACGGGGACGGCGCGACCGACCGGGTCGCCGCCGACATCGCCCGGCCGCAGAGCGACTCGCCCGCTCCGGTGATCATGGACGCGAGCCCCTACTACTCGTGCTGCGGACGCGGCAACGAGAACGAGCTCAAGACCTACGACGACCAGGACCGCCCGGCCGGTTTCCCGCTGTTCTACGACAACTACTTCGTGCCGCGCGGCTACGCGACGGTGCTGGTGGATCTGGCGGGCACGAATCGCTCGCAGGGGTGCGTCGACGTCGGCGGCGACTCCGACGTGACCTCGGCGAAGGCCGTGATCGACTGGCTGAACGGCCGTGCGAAGGGCTACGACGCCGCCACCGGCGGAGCCGAGGTCGGCGCCGGCTGGTCCACCGGCGACGTCGGCATGATCGGCAAGTCCTACGACGGCACGATCGCCAACGGCGTCGCAGCGACCGGCGTGGAAGGCCTGCGCACGATCGTGCCGATCGGGGCGATCAGCTCCTGGTACGACTACTACCGCTCCGACGGCGTGTCCTTCGGCGCCGACCCGCGCGGACTGGCGGAGACGGTCGAGGAAGGCGGCAGGCCGGAGTGCGCCGCCGTCAAGCAGCGGCTCGACGAGGGCGCCCCGGCCAACGGTGACGTCACTCCACTGTGGACCGAGCGGGACCACGTGCCGGACGCGTCGAACGTAACGGCCGACGTCTTCGCGGTCCACGGCCTCAACGACCTCAACGTGAAGACCATCCAGTTCGGCCAGTGGTGGGACGCGCTGGCGGCCCAGGACGTGCCGCGCAAGGTGTGGCTGAGCCAGACCGGCCACGCCGACCCCTTCGACTTCCGCCGCGCCGAGTGGGTGGACACGCTGCACCGCTGGTTCGACCACACGCTGCTCGGCCTGGACAACGGCATCAACGCCGAACCCGCCGCGAGCATCGAACGCGCTCCCGACGAGTGGGCCGACGAGCCGTCCTGGTCCGGCGAGAACCCGGCATCGACCACGCTGCACCCGGTTCCCGGCGACACCGACGGGCTAGGCGGCCTCACCGATGCCCCCGCGCCCGCCGACGCCCGCGCCTCGTTCACCGATGACGCGCAGCAGGACGAATACGACTGGGCGCAGCAGCCCGATCAGGCGTCCCCGGCTCGCGCGCTGTTCAACAGCGCGCCCCTGCAGGAGGACCTGCGGCTGGCGGGCACCGGGTCGATCTCGGTGACGGCGACTCCCGCCACCGACAGCGCGCACCTGTCGGCGGTGCTCGTCGACTACGGCCCGGCCACCACCCGCGACCACCTCGGCGACGGCGAAGGGATCCGCACGCTGGAAACCGAGTCGTGCTGGGGCGAGAGCCGCGAGGGCGACGACGCCTGCTACCTCGACACCGAGGCCACCAAGACCGACGTGGACTACCAGATCATCTCCCGCGGCTGGGCCGACCTGGCCAACCACGAATCGCTGGAGCACGAGTCCCCGCTGACCCCCGGCGACCCGTACGAGATGACGTTCCGCCTGGCCACCACCGATCACGTGATCCCCGCCGGGCACCGGCTGGGGCTGATCGTCGCGGGCACCGACGCCGCGTTCATCAACGCTCCGGCGCAACCCGGCCGCGTCGATCTGGGCCTGGCGGGCACCTCGGTGTCGCTGCCGATCGTCGGCGGCTCCCCCGCCGCGAAGGACGCCGGCCTCCACGCTCCCGCGAACGGCACCGCCACGGTCCGGCCGGAACGCGTCCCCGCCCGCCCCGAGATCCACCTCAACGGCGACACCTTCACCCGCTGA
- a CDS encoding glycoside hydrolase family 3 protein has protein sequence MRGNRLRRSSMATVGLATIALLTTGLAPAIAAPADYRDPDAPIPERVDDLMSKMSLDDKLGQMVQVERVAAPPEEAAKHGVGSVLSGGGSAPEPNTPEAWADMYDAYQRAALDTPLGIPLIYGVDAVHGHNNVQGATIYPHNIGLGATGDPELVQRIGAATAEEVAATGIDWDFAPCLCVARDDRWGRTYESFGEDTDQVSAMASAVTGLQGERLGGSPTSVLATAKHYIGDGGTTGGDDQGNTEINEQELRDVHLPPFQAAIDRGVGSVMISYSSWNDVKLHADRYLVTDVLKNELGFDGLVVSDYDAIDKIDGQEEEFTPDEVRDSVNAGLDMIMMSENHELFLDYLRAEVDSGRVPMERIDDANRRVLTKKFELGLFENPFAQRDLLPSVGSAEHRELAREAARESQVLLKNDGVLPLSKDGGKLFVAGKNADDIGNQTGGWTISWQGSSGDIIEGTTILEGIRQAAPNTEVTYSRDGEGIDDSYGAAVVVVGETPYAEYEGDRPDGLKLDDEDLGTIAKLRESGVPVVVVTVSGRPLDIGGEVEGWNALLASWLPGTEGQGVADVLFGDHNPSGKLPMTWMSSFEQQPINEGDGQQPLYPLGFGLSY, from the coding sequence ATGCGGGGTAACCGCTTGCGGAGATCGTCGATGGCCACCGTCGGCCTGGCGACGATCGCACTGCTCACCACCGGCCTGGCTCCGGCGATCGCGGCTCCGGCCGACTACCGCGATCCCGATGCGCCGATCCCGGAACGCGTCGACGACCTGATGTCGAAGATGTCCTTGGACGACAAGCTCGGCCAGATGGTGCAGGTCGAACGGGTCGCGGCACCGCCGGAGGAGGCCGCGAAGCACGGGGTGGGTTCCGTGCTCAGCGGCGGCGGTTCCGCCCCGGAGCCGAACACGCCGGAGGCCTGGGCGGACATGTACGACGCCTACCAGCGCGCCGCGCTGGACACGCCGCTGGGGATTCCGCTGATCTACGGCGTGGACGCGGTGCACGGGCACAACAACGTGCAGGGCGCGACGATCTACCCGCACAACATCGGTCTCGGCGCCACGGGAGATCCGGAGCTGGTGCAGCGCATCGGCGCCGCCACCGCCGAAGAGGTCGCCGCCACCGGCATCGACTGGGACTTCGCACCCTGCCTGTGCGTGGCGCGCGACGACCGCTGGGGGCGCACCTACGAATCCTTCGGTGAGGACACGGACCAGGTCTCCGCCATGGCCAGCGCCGTCACCGGCCTGCAGGGCGAGCGGCTGGGCGGTTCGCCCACCTCGGTCTTGGCCACCGCCAAGCACTACATCGGCGACGGCGGCACCACCGGCGGCGATGACCAGGGCAACACCGAGATCAACGAGCAGGAGTTGCGCGACGTCCACCTGCCGCCGTTCCAGGCCGCGATCGACCGCGGCGTCGGCTCGGTGATGATCTCCTACAGCAGCTGGAACGACGTGAAGCTGCACGCCGACCGCTACCTGGTCACCGACGTGCTCAAGAACGAGCTCGGCTTCGACGGCCTGGTCGTGTCCGACTACGACGCGATCGACAAGATCGACGGCCAAGAGGAGGAGTTCACCCCCGACGAGGTGCGGGACTCCGTCAACGCCGGCCTCGACATGATCATGATGTCGGAGAACCACGAGCTGTTCCTGGACTACCTGCGCGCCGAGGTCGACTCGGGTCGGGTGCCGATGGAGCGCATCGACGACGCGAACCGCCGGGTGCTCACCAAGAAGTTCGAGCTGGGACTGTTCGAGAACCCGTTCGCGCAGCGCGACCTGCTGCCGTCGGTCGGCTCCGCCGAGCACCGCGAGCTCGCCAGGGAAGCCGCCCGCGAATCGCAGGTGCTGCTCAAGAACGACGGGGTGCTGCCGCTGTCCAAGGACGGCGGCAAGTTGTTCGTGGCGGGCAAGAACGCCGACGACATCGGCAACCAAACCGGTGGCTGGACGATCAGCTGGCAGGGTTCCAGCGGGGACATCATCGAGGGCACCACGATCCTCGAAGGCATCCGGCAGGCCGCGCCGAACACCGAGGTCACGTACTCCCGCGATGGCGAGGGCATTGACGACAGCTACGGCGCCGCGGTCGTGGTCGTCGGCGAAACGCCCTACGCCGAGTACGAGGGCGACCGCCCCGACGGCCTCAAGCTCGACGACGAGGATCTCGGCACCATCGCGAAGCTGCGCGAATCGGGCGTGCCGGTGGTCGTGGTGACCGTGTCCGGGCGTCCGCTGGACATCGGCGGTGAGGTCGAGGGCTGGAACGCGCTGCTCGCGTCGTGGTTGCCCGGCACCGAGGGGCAAGGCGTGGCCGACGTGCTGTTCGGGGACCACAACCCGAGCGGGAAGCTGCCGATGACCTGGATGAGCTCGTTCGAGCAGCAGCCGATCAACGAAGGAGACGGGCAGCAGCCGCTGTACCCGCTGGGCTTCGGGTTGAGCTACTGA
- a CDS encoding biotin--[acetyl-CoA-carboxylase] ligase: MVAMLDEADLRRRLVDEGPFAALDVVTVTGSTNTDLVAAAGAGAADRTVLFAEEQQAGRGRLQRTWISPPGYGLHVSVVLRPETVPQSALAWLPLIAGVALAETVRDMFGVRATLKWPNDLLLGDEDHWQKAAGILAEAVTTAEGLGIVLGMGVNVHHGPDDLPRGAGGLPATSLAEQGVTVDRQEFAVRLLTALAAADDRWRAANGDVVASGLLDRYQRLCGTLGQRIRVELGGNDLLGTATDIDVGGRLVVRGVDGASTPISAGDVVHLRSN, translated from the coding sequence ATGGTTGCGATGCTCGATGAAGCGGACCTGCGCAGGCGGCTGGTCGACGAAGGGCCGTTCGCGGCGCTCGACGTGGTCACCGTGACCGGGTCTACGAACACGGACCTGGTCGCCGCCGCCGGTGCGGGCGCTGCCGACCGCACGGTGCTGTTCGCCGAGGAGCAGCAGGCCGGTCGCGGCCGGTTGCAGCGCACCTGGATCTCCCCGCCCGGCTACGGCCTGCACGTCAGCGTGGTGCTGCGCCCGGAGACCGTGCCGCAGAGCGCGCTCGCGTGGCTGCCGCTGATCGCCGGGGTCGCGCTCGCCGAGACGGTGCGGGACATGTTCGGGGTGCGCGCGACGCTGAAGTGGCCGAACGACCTGCTGCTCGGCGACGAGGACCACTGGCAGAAGGCCGCGGGCATCCTCGCCGAAGCGGTCACCACCGCGGAGGGCCTGGGGATCGTGCTCGGCATGGGCGTCAACGTGCACCACGGCCCGGACGACCTGCCGCGTGGCGCGGGCGGCCTGCCCGCCACTTCGCTCGCCGAACAGGGCGTCACCGTGGATCGCCAGGAGTTCGCGGTCCGCCTGCTCACCGCGCTCGCCGCCGCCGACGACCGGTGGCGCGCGGCGAACGGGGACGTGGTGGCCAGCGGCCTGCTGGACCGCTACCAGCGGCTGTGCGGCACGCTGGGGCAGCGGATCCGCGTGGAGCTCGGCGGCAACGACCTGCTCGGCACGGCCACCGACATCGACGTCGGCGGCCGCCTGGTGGTCCGCGGCGTCGACGGCGCCAGCACCCCGATCTCAGCAGGAGACGTAGTCCACCTCCGCTCGAACTGA
- a CDS encoding PH domain-containing protein encodes MAYPDGLLSEDEYVVVHTHPHWKMLALPVLLFLVVVGGGSYLAALAAELPWNVPLWIALAVVGGVLIIWWTLAPLIRWRTTHFVVTSRRLMVREGVFTRTGVDIPMWRINSVRFSHGIVDRLFGCGTLIVESASDEPLEFDDIPKVERVHTLLYREVNDESEQDDQDRWERR; translated from the coding sequence GTGGCTTATCCGGACGGCTTGCTGAGTGAAGACGAGTACGTGGTCGTGCACACGCACCCGCATTGGAAGATGCTCGCTCTCCCGGTGCTGCTGTTCCTGGTGGTGGTCGGCGGCGGCTCCTACCTGGCCGCGCTGGCCGCCGAGCTGCCGTGGAACGTGCCGCTGTGGATCGCGCTCGCCGTCGTCGGCGGTGTGCTGATCATCTGGTGGACGCTGGCGCCGCTGATCCGCTGGCGCACCACGCACTTCGTGGTCACCTCGCGGCGGCTGATGGTGCGGGAAGGGGTGTTCACCCGTACCGGTGTGGACATCCCGATGTGGCGCATCAACAGCGTCCGGTTCAGCCACGGCATCGTGGATCGCCTCTTCGGCTGCGGCACGCTGATCGTCGAGTCCGCTTCCGACGAGCCGCTGGAGTTCGACGACATCCCCAAGGTGGAGCGGGTGCACACGCTGCTCTACCGCGAGGTCAACGACGAATCCGAGCAGGACGACCAGGACAGGTGGGAGCGGCGATGA
- a CDS encoding hydroxymethylglutaryl-CoA lyase has translation MSAPELGLPMRVPSPEAAALPEAVTIWEVGPRDGLQNEQGVVPVEVKLEFLHRLGAAGLRIVETTSFVRPEWVPQLADAAEVLAGLNPREGVRYPVLVPNARGLDRALEAGVTDIAIFAAATESFTRRNLNRGLDEQFAMFEPVVRRAVDEGLAVRGYLSMVFGDPWEGPVPVEQVVSAGRRLLEMGCAQLSLGDTIGVATPGHVESVLRAFAAAGVPSSQLAVHFHDTYGQALANTCAALRHGVSTVDSSAGGLGGCPYAKSATGNLATEDLVWMLDGLGIEHGVDLTALVATSAWLAEQLGRPSPSRVVKALS, from the coding sequence ATGAGTGCTCCGGAGCTGGGGTTGCCGATGCGGGTGCCTTCACCGGAGGCGGCCGCGCTGCCGGAAGCGGTGACGATCTGGGAGGTCGGACCGCGCGACGGGCTGCAGAACGAGCAGGGCGTCGTTCCGGTCGAGGTGAAGCTGGAGTTCCTGCACCGGCTCGGCGCCGCGGGCCTGCGCATCGTGGAGACCACCAGCTTCGTGCGCCCGGAGTGGGTGCCTCAGCTGGCCGACGCGGCCGAGGTGCTCGCCGGGCTGAACCCGCGCGAGGGGGTGCGGTATCCGGTGCTGGTGCCGAACGCGCGCGGTCTCGACCGGGCGCTGGAGGCGGGCGTCACCGACATCGCGATCTTCGCCGCCGCCACCGAGTCGTTCACCCGCCGCAACCTGAACCGGGGGCTCGACGAGCAGTTCGCCATGTTCGAGCCGGTGGTGCGGCGAGCGGTGGACGAGGGGCTCGCGGTTCGCGGGTACCTGTCGATGGTGTTCGGCGACCCGTGGGAAGGCCCGGTTCCGGTCGAGCAGGTCGTGTCGGCCGGTCGGCGGCTGCTGGAGATGGGCTGCGCGCAGCTCTCGCTCGGCGACACCATCGGCGTCGCCACGCCGGGGCACGTGGAGTCGGTGCTGCGGGCGTTCGCCGCCGCGGGAGTGCCGTCGTCCCAGCTGGCCGTGCACTTCCACGACACCTACGGGCAGGCGCTGGCCAACACCTGCGCCGCACTCCGGCACGGGGTGTCCACAGTGGATTCATCGGCGGGTGGGCTGGGCGGCTGCCCCTACGCGAAATCGGCCACCGGGAACCTCGCCACCGAAGACCTGGTGTGGATGCTCGACGGCCTGGGCATCGAACACGGCGTGGACCTCACCGCGCTGGTCGCGACGAGCGCGTGGCTCGCCGAACAACTCGGCCGCCCCAGCCCTTCCCGGGTGGTCAAAGCCCTCAGCTGA
- a CDS encoding MaoC family dehydratase, producing MATIAYEDLTPGRVFDLGSVRIDRDEMVAFARRFDPQPFHLDEEAGKRSVLGGLCASGWYTSSLWMRAYVDHVLADSTSQGSPGGNELSWSAPVFPDDELRFGMTVNSARPTKSRPGLGLVEISGTADRGEDRIMRFTFVALFGTRDANRPVS from the coding sequence ATGGCGACGATCGCGTACGAGGACCTCACGCCGGGACGAGTCTTCGACCTGGGCTCGGTGCGGATCGATCGGGACGAGATGGTGGCGTTCGCCCGACGTTTCGATCCGCAGCCGTTCCACTTGGATGAGGAGGCGGGCAAGCGGTCCGTGCTCGGCGGCCTGTGCGCTTCCGGCTGGTACACGTCCTCGCTGTGGATGCGGGCCTACGTCGATCACGTGCTTGCGGACTCCACCTCGCAGGGCTCGCCCGGCGGCAACGAGCTGTCCTGGTCGGCACCGGTGTTCCCGGACGACGAGCTGCGCTTCGGCATGACCGTCAACAGCGCGCGGCCGACCAAGAGCAGGCCTGGCCTGGGCCTGGTGGAGATCAGCGGCACCGCCGACCGAGGCGAGGACCGCATCATGCGGTTCACGTTCGTCGCCCTGTTCGGCACCCGCGACGCGAACCGACCCGTCAGCTGA
- a CDS encoding glycohydrolase toxin TNT-related protein (This protein contains a domain related to Tuberculosis Necrotizing Toxin, which is the C-terminal effector domain of outer membrane channel protein CpnT, and which has a lethal NAD+-glycohydrolase activity.), whose protein sequence is MATDEQAGRADEVAAGLEAGATASSAARSVGAVTGQGAETGQADSSDGAAGNGGANVPWRGDGEHTGPISVQVRGSGAGWVPEDVDPASVTAPHPVRQAWASPPPGPASHPVAPAHGGQVSARGFAAAPGRPPQGAGAFAQPVRQGRPVAGQQGGRPPGRTGAPGQGSGGAATPNQAGRQGPPAPPNRPDPSVRSGPHNRQGQHDQPAHGPGRRPHGSGQPGQQQPGQQQFGQRPGAAEQHADPAARPRQGDRKETVAFMLHQFPIGYLPVAAASASRQLPAPAEAVDPLAGRRFPPQDHPRADLVDDRDALARTGSGEAAAEEEPEGAELPADFTTGHEPLAELSELEWERRYTGPAGHRWPASESVPEGGAEPGEPVVLEPDTVLDALGAGTGWIAAPDGTAFTRRSLPPEYLELPYHRYRVLRPLPVWWAVSEPWFAGTGGGVRYRLTHSLAELVALGHLAELTTARLAAEAGTLRLDRDVIDAAERRGAAERAESGVASEQVAADAESERHGDPGVPEHGGPAVNGPGDNGPAADGARTPERPTRPMSGGASRRVDRHEATEEIAK, encoded by the coding sequence GTGGCCACCGATGAGCAGGCAGGCCGTGCCGACGAGGTGGCAGCGGGCCTGGAGGCGGGCGCCACCGCTTCATCCGCCGCGCGTTCGGTCGGAGCAGTGACGGGACAGGGCGCGGAAACCGGGCAGGCGGACTCGAGCGATGGTGCCGCCGGGAACGGCGGTGCGAACGTGCCGTGGCGCGGCGACGGCGAGCACACCGGGCCGATCTCCGTGCAGGTGCGCGGATCCGGGGCGGGCTGGGTCCCCGAGGACGTCGATCCGGCTTCGGTGACCGCGCCGCATCCGGTGCGCCAGGCGTGGGCCTCCCCGCCTCCCGGTCCGGCTTCTCATCCGGTGGCGCCCGCGCACGGCGGCCAGGTGTCCGCGCGCGGGTTCGCCGCCGCGCCCGGACGGCCCCCGCAGGGAGCGGGCGCGTTCGCGCAGCCGGTTCGACAGGGACGCCCCGTTGCCGGTCAGCAGGGCGGTCGCCCTCCGGGACGCACCGGAGCTCCCGGGCAGGGAAGCGGTGGTGCCGCGACCCCGAACCAGGCCGGTCGGCAAGGCCCTCCGGCGCCCCCGAACCGCCCGGACCCGTCGGTTCGATCGGGGCCGCACAACCGGCAGGGGCAGCACGACCAGCCCGCGCACGGGCCGGGACGACGGCCGCACGGGTCCGGTCAGCCCGGCCAGCAACAACCCGGCCAGCAGCAATTCGGGCAGCGGCCGGGCGCGGCGGAGCAGCACGCCGACCCCGCCGCACGCCCTCGCCAAGGTGACCGCAAGGAGACCGTGGCGTTCATGCTGCACCAGTTCCCGATCGGGTATCTCCCGGTGGCCGCGGCCAGCGCCAGCCGTCAGCTGCCTGCGCCCGCCGAGGCCGTGGATCCGCTGGCGGGGCGCAGGTTCCCGCCTCAGGACCACCCTCGCGCGGACCTGGTCGATGATCGCGACGCCCTCGCCAGGACGGGCTCCGGCGAGGCGGCCGCTGAAGAGGAGCCGGAGGGCGCGGAGCTTCCCGCGGACTTCACCACGGGCCACGAGCCGCTGGCCGAACTCAGCGAACTCGAATGGGAACGCCGCTACACCGGCCCCGCCGGGCACCGCTGGCCCGCTTCGGAGTCGGTGCCGGAGGGCGGCGCCGAGCCGGGCGAACCGGTGGTGCTGGAACCGGACACCGTGCTCGACGCGCTGGGCGCGGGCACCGGCTGGATCGCGGCGCCGGACGGCACCGCGTTCACGCGGCGCAGCCTGCCGCCCGAGTACCTGGAACTGCCGTACCACCGGTATCGGGTGCTGCGTCCGCTCCCGGTGTGGTGGGCGGTGTCGGAGCCGTGGTTCGCGGGAACCGGCGGCGGTGTGCGGTACCGGTTGACGCATTCGCTGGCCGAGCTCGTCGCACTGGGCCATCTCGCGGAGCTGACCACGGCGCGGCTGGCCGCGGAGGCGGGCACGCTGCGGCTCGACCGCGACGTCATCGACGCGGCCGAGCGCCGGGGTGCGGCGGAGCGCGCCGAGTCCGGCGTGGCTTCGGAGCAGGTGGCGGCGGACGCCGAGTCCGAACGGCACGGCGATCCCGGAGTTCCTGAGCACGGCGGCCCTGCGGTCAACGGACCGGGGGACAACGGCCCTGCGGCCGACGGGGCGAGGACACCGGAGCGGCCGACTCGACCGATGTCCGGCGGCGCCTCGCGGCGGGTGGACAGGCACGAGGCCACGGAGGAGATCGCGAAGTGA
- the hisN gene encoding histidinol-phosphatase has protein sequence MTNVDDLELALRLADTADEITSHRFRARDLSVDRKPDRTPVTDADLAVEDAVRAVLAEQRPDDQVAGEERGGDISTARTWVLDPIDGTKNFLRGVPAWATLIALVADGTPTAGVISAPALGKRWWAAAGRGAWTGTRDAAERISVSGVREISDAYVSTTHLGTWVEHHSREAYLRLVDACWENRAFGDFWQHCLVAEGAIDLAAEPIVNPWDVAPVQIIVQEAGGVFTDLSGRVGFQGGSALSSNTHLHSTALGLLG, from the coding sequence GTGACGAACGTCGATGACCTGGAACTGGCGCTGCGGCTCGCGGACACCGCGGACGAGATCACCTCGCACCGGTTCCGCGCCCGAGACCTCAGCGTGGACCGCAAACCCGACCGCACTCCCGTCACCGACGCCGACCTCGCCGTCGAGGACGCCGTGCGGGCCGTGCTCGCAGAGCAGCGCCCGGACGATCAGGTCGCCGGGGAGGAGCGCGGCGGGGACATCTCCACGGCGCGGACCTGGGTGCTCGACCCGATCGACGGCACGAAGAACTTCCTGCGCGGGGTGCCCGCCTGGGCCACGCTGATCGCGCTCGTGGCGGACGGGACGCCGACGGCCGGGGTGATCAGCGCGCCCGCACTGGGCAAGCGCTGGTGGGCCGCCGCCGGGCGGGGAGCGTGGACCGGAACGCGGGACGCCGCCGAGCGGATCTCGGTGTCCGGGGTGCGGGAGATCTCCGACGCCTACGTCTCCACGACGCACCTGGGCACCTGGGTGGAGCACCACTCGCGGGAGGCGTACCTGCGACTGGTCGATGCCTGCTGGGAGAACCGGGCGTTCGGCGACTTCTGGCAGCACTGCCTGGTGGCCGAAGGCGCCATCGACCTGGCCGCCGAGCCGATCGTGAACCCGTGGGACGTGGCCCCGGTGCAGATCATCGTCCAGGAGGCGGGCGGCGTCTTCACCGACCTGAGCGGCCGGGTGGGCTTCCAAGGCGGCTCAGCCCTCAGCAGCAACACCCACCTCCACAGCACGGCCCTTGGCCTTCTCGGTTGA
- a CDS encoding response regulator transcription factor, with translation MSVVLLAEDDPAIAVPLSRALQREGYSVRVIEDGPSALQEAASGGIDLMVLDLGLPEMDGLEVCRRLRAQGRGLPVLMLTARTDEVDFVVGLDAGADDYVAKPFRLAELMARIRALLRRGSPETLEASGVRLELTARRVLVDEAEVGLANKEFELLRVLMQHAGQVVTREEILDEVWPEASRKGSKTLDMHISWLRRKLGDGNGRADEQRIATVRGVGFRFNAD, from the coding sequence GTGAGCGTAGTGCTGCTGGCCGAGGACGACCCAGCCATTGCTGTGCCGTTGTCGAGGGCGCTGCAGCGGGAGGGCTACTCGGTGCGGGTCATCGAGGACGGTCCTTCGGCGTTGCAGGAGGCCGCCTCCGGCGGGATCGACCTGATGGTGCTGGACCTAGGCCTGCCCGAAATGGACGGGCTGGAGGTCTGTCGAAGGCTGCGCGCGCAAGGCCGCGGTCTTCCGGTGCTGATGCTCACCGCGCGCACCGATGAGGTCGACTTCGTCGTCGGCCTGGACGCGGGTGCCGACGACTACGTGGCGAAACCGTTCCGGCTGGCCGAGCTGATGGCCCGCATCCGGGCACTGCTGCGCCGCGGCTCCCCGGAGACGCTGGAGGCTTCCGGGGTGCGGCTGGAGCTGACGGCGCGGCGGGTGCTCGTCGACGAGGCGGAGGTCGGCCTCGCGAACAAGGAGTTCGAGCTGCTGCGGGTGCTCATGCAGCACGCCGGCCAGGTCGTGACCCGTGAGGAGATCCTCGACGAGGTGTGGCCGGAAGCCAGCCGCAAGGGCAGCAAAACGCTGGACATGCACATCTCCTGGCTGCGCCGGAAGCTCGGTGACGGCAACGGGAGAGCCGACGAGCAGCGGATCGCCACGGTGCGCGGTGTCGGTTTCCGCTTCAACGCGGACTGA